ACGTATTCAAGCAGAATTAGACTGGGGAAAAGCTTCTACGCTAGCGTTATGTAAGTCATATAATGAAACTCTTCCAACCTATGAGAGATTAGAAAAGATGTTTGTGAGTAATCCCTATTTTCTCTATAATTATGCTGCTGTTCTTCAAGAAATGAAGCAATATACCGAAAGTCTAGAAGTGGCTTTAAAATGTCGTCAATATTGGGCAGATTATGATTTAGAGTTAATAATTGGGGAAAATTACCAGCAGCTTAACAAACCTGAACTGGCGGAAAAATATTATAATAGTGCATCTATGATGTGCCCTTCGCGCTTTCTACCTCTTTATAAACTATTCCATTTATACAAAACGAATGGTGAAAAAGAACGATCGCTTGCTATGGCTGAGGCCGTTATTAGCAAACCGATGAAAATTAAGACAACTACTATTAGGATGATGAAAAGAGAAATGGAAAGAGAAATACAAAAAATGAATATGTCTATAAAACTAGAATGAATATGGAATTAATACGGTTGTTGTCAATCACTTCGCTTGTGCATTTAGGAATCTACGGATTGTTTATTGTGTGATAATAGAAATAAATATAGTAACCGAATGAGAATTTATAAAACACTAATGAATAAAACATTCATTTATCTGCTAATAGCAGTATTGGCAGCTTGCAAAAGTACTCCTTACTCTGATGAAACTACTAAAAGTGACCTTCGTGCGCCTGCTTATCCGTTATTAACTTTGCATCCGCATGTGAAACTTTGGTCTATGACGGATGAACTGAACAAACAGAATATGACTTTTGGCGGCAGCACACAACTTCCTTTTGTTGGCTTCTTACGGGTAGACGGTGCTATGTACCGTTTTATGGGTAGTAAAGAACTGCCGATGCAAGCTATCGCTCCGATGGCGCTTGACCATGAAAAGTGGGAAGGAAAGTTCACTTCATTAGTTCCTGATGAAGGATGGGAGCAACCGGATTTTGATGACAAGTACTGGCAATTGTCAGAAGGGGCATTTGGCACGCCTGGCATGTGGGAAGCAAGAACACAATGGACTTCTTCTAATATTTGGGTACGAAGAGAGGTTGAAGTTGATCCGTATCTTCTGGAGCATAAAAAGATTTATTTGCGCTATTCTCATGACGATGTATTTCAATTGTACATCAATGGGAAGCAATTGGTGAATACCGGATATGACTGGGGAGCAAACTTTAAAGTGGAAGTCCCGGACTCAATTCTGCAAACAATGAAAAGTGGAAAAGCGTTGATTGCCGCTCATTGTGAGAATCGTGTGGGAGGAGGATTGGTAGACTTCGGACTCTTTGCCGAGGAACCGACTATGCCGGTGGAAAAGGTAGCCCCCATCTCTTATGAAAAAGAGTGGACGGGAAGATATACTATGGAGCAACCTCAGGAAAATTGGGAAGCCAAAGAGTTTGACGATACAACATGGACAGAAGGACAGGCGGCCTTCGGCACGGATGATCAACGAAATGTGCATACTCCCTGGTTCTCACCTAATATATGGGTGAGGCGCGAACTGACATTCGACCCGGCGTTGGTGAAAAACAAGCAACTGTATTTACGCTATTCCCATGATGATGTATTTCAATTGTATGTGAATGGAATGCAACTGGTCAGCACGGGATATGAGTGGAAAAGTGATCTCAGAGTAAATATCCCGGATTCTATTGCAGAAACTATGAAAGATGGGAAAGCCGTGATTGCCGCTCATTGTGAGAATCGTATGGGAGGTGCATTGGTTGACTTCGGACTATATGCAGAATTGAGGGAAGCTGAACAAACGTCTGTCGATGTGCAAGCAACCCAAACACATTATACCTTCGAATGTGGAGATGTAGAACTGAAACTTAGCTTTACCGCTCCTTATCTGTTGGACGATCTGGAGACACTTGCCCGTCCGGTCAATTATATCTCTTATCAGGCTAAAGCATTGGATGGCAAAGAACATGATGTTGCTGTTTATTTTGAAATAGACCCGCACAAGGCATTTCGTGCCGGACAATCTACACAAATATATGAAAAGGATGGACTGGCTCTGATGAAGACCGGACAGGAAAATCAGAAATTATGGGTGGATAAAGAGAAAGATGGACGGTCATGGGGATATTTCTATCTGGGAACAAAGGATGACGTGACCTGTGCACAGGGGGATGCAGCCGAAATGAGGGCATACTTTATGAAAGAGGGAGATCTGAAACAAATGAGAAAGTCTGCCGAGAAACGCTATGCTGCATTTGCACAGAAGCTGGATATGAACAGCGATTTCCCGCAACATCTCACTGCAGCCTTTGACGGACTGTATACAATGGCTTATTTCGGCGAGGACTTAAGACCTTATTGGAATAAAGACGGAAAATCAAGCATAGAAGATTTGTATGCAGATGCAGAGAAAGATTATAAAGAAGTGATGGCAAAATGTTATGCTTTTGACCGTCAATTGATGGCGGATGCTTACCTTGCCGGAGGAAAAGAATATGCTGAACTCTGTGCTTTGGCTTATCGTCAGTCTGTATCCGCTTTCCAGATGTCTGAAGATTCGGATGGAGAATTGCTTTATTTTACTCCGCAGGTAGGTCCGGTGGATGAATATTATCCGGCTTCACCACTATATCTTCGCTACAATCCCGATTTGGTAAAAGCGATGCTTAATCCGTTCTTTTATTATAGTGAAAGCGGGAAATGGGGAAAGCCATTTCCTCCGCATGATTTAGGAGGATATCCTATCGTAAACGGGCAGACGATAGGTGGTGATATGCCTGTAGAAGAAGCAGGAAACGGATTGATAATGACTGCTGCTATTGCTAAAATGGAAAAGAATGCTTCGTATGCAGAAAAGCATTGGAAGACATTGACTCAATGGGCTGAGTATTTATTGGAAAACGGCACGGATACCGGTGATCAGCTTACTACAGATAATTTTGCAGGGAACTGCCCTCATCATGCTAATTTATCCGCCAAAGGTGTTTTGGGTATTGCAGCGTATGCACGTCTGGCAGAAATGCTGAATAAGAAAGAAGAAGCGGAGAAGTATATGAATGCTGCCGGTGAGATGGCTAAAGAATGGGAAATGGCTGCTTATGCGGGTGACCATTACCGACTGGCTTTTGACCAACCGGATAGTTGGGGGATGAAGTATAATCTGGTGTGGGACAGGCTGCTTGGCTTGAATCTTTTCCCGGAGAGAGTTATTCAGAAAGAGACGGATTTCTATCTTACTAAGATGAATGAGTTTGGATGTCCGTTGGATAGCAGACATAGTTATACGAAAGTGGATTGGACAGTATGGACTGCTTCGTTGAGTGCTGACCGTATGCAATTCCGTAAGCTTATGTTGCCGCTTCATAAGTTTATGAATGAGACTACAGATCGCACACCAATGGCTGATTTGATAAATACGGATGGGAAAACTATAGTAGGATTTACGGGGCGTACTGTAGTAGGTGCCTATTTTATCAGGTTGTTGGAAAAGGAATAATTAGAATCTTAATGTCTTTTAGAAGGTATATTCGGAGCAATATGATATAGTTGATTTATTATTTTAAATAAAAACATTATGAATATGAAAGGTTTATTTTATTTAGTTGTTACTATGGTAGTAATAATTGCATGTACAAATGAAGAGTTTGATGCTAATTCAGAAGTTAAGAAGGAAGAAGTTAAAACAAAGATTGCATCATTAGCTGAAAAATATGATGTAAACGTCGATTTCTTTGAGATTAATCCTTCAGAAAAGACTGAAAATGAGATGTCATTAGAAGA
This sequence is a window from Bacteroides thetaiotaomicron VPI-5482. Protein-coding genes within it:
- a CDS encoding glutaminase domain-containing protein, producing the protein MRIYKTLMNKTFIYLLIAVLAACKSTPYSDETTKSDLRAPAYPLLTLHPHVKLWSMTDELNKQNMTFGGSTQLPFVGFLRVDGAMYRFMGSKELPMQAIAPMALDHEKWEGKFTSLVPDEGWEQPDFDDKYWQLSEGAFGTPGMWEARTQWTSSNIWVRREVEVDPYLLEHKKIYLRYSHDDVFQLYINGKQLVNTGYDWGANFKVEVPDSILQTMKSGKALIAAHCENRVGGGLVDFGLFAEEPTMPVEKVAPISYEKEWTGRYTMEQPQENWEAKEFDDTTWTEGQAAFGTDDQRNVHTPWFSPNIWVRRELTFDPALVKNKQLYLRYSHDDVFQLYVNGMQLVSTGYEWKSDLRVNIPDSIAETMKDGKAVIAAHCENRMGGALVDFGLYAELREAEQTSVDVQATQTHYTFECGDVELKLSFTAPYLLDDLETLARPVNYISYQAKALDGKEHDVAVYFEIDPHKAFRAGQSTQIYEKDGLALMKTGQENQKLWVDKEKDGRSWGYFYLGTKDDVTCAQGDAAEMRAYFMKEGDLKQMRKSAEKRYAAFAQKLDMNSDFPQHLTAAFDGLYTMAYFGEDLRPYWNKDGKSSIEDLYADAEKDYKEVMAKCYAFDRQLMADAYLAGGKEYAELCALAYRQSVSAFQMSEDSDGELLYFTPQVGPVDEYYPASPLYLRYNPDLVKAMLNPFFYYSESGKWGKPFPPHDLGGYPIVNGQTIGGDMPVEEAGNGLIMTAAIAKMEKNASYAEKHWKTLTQWAEYLLENGTDTGDQLTTDNFAGNCPHHANLSAKGVLGIAAYARLAEMLNKKEEAEKYMNAAGEMAKEWEMAAYAGDHYRLAFDQPDSWGMKYNLVWDRLLGLNLFPERVIQKETDFYLTKMNEFGCPLDSRHSYTKVDWTVWTASLSADRMQFRKLMLPLHKFMNETTDRTPMADLINTDGKTIVGFTGRTVVGAYFIRLLEKE